In Halorussus limi, a genomic segment contains:
- a CDS encoding branched-chain amino acid ABC transporter permease: MPPSTGLANAITTGLVTGSIVALGAIGLALVYNIAEVPNFAHGELLMLGAYMALFVNKPTTVPVFEMLTDAAARELTGVGMAVLFVLAAGSALATVYLLGGLPALKGSWWPGDPSPALALGVHAAVAAVLGVVVTLGFPSIWAGLLLSALMLAWIAPFLEKVIFQKFRAKDASLATMLIVTLGLSFVLRFGTQAFYGGQVRTYVVPQVGTVFGYDIGLSAAKFFDFYVTGSGFTMHVIDTGPEPDQAMFTATYSWLAFVALVGLTLVVAAAAYRWRSGGAEGYGAGHTVGPRLTAALGGIVTFVALLFALAGGGSVPDSSAFATRIRISVMRASVLFIALGMMGFLHFLLQETKLGKAMRASSDNIDLAKITGINTDRVMMATWIIAGAFAAVGGVMLGVLFSQLTVNMGFFLLLPMFAGVILGGLQSVYGAILGSYIVGLSMDVGIYAIPNIGSTYRIPIAFAILFVVLLVKPEGITGGS; the protein is encoded by the coding sequence ATGCCACCTAGTACCGGGTTGGCCAACGCGATTACGACCGGATTAGTCACCGGGAGCATCGTCGCGCTGGGTGCTATCGGACTGGCGCTGGTGTACAACATCGCCGAAGTCCCGAACTTCGCGCACGGCGAACTCCTCATGCTCGGGGCGTACATGGCGCTGTTCGTCAACAAACCGACGACCGTGCCGGTCTTCGAGATGCTGACCGACGCGGCGGCCCGCGAACTCACCGGCGTCGGGATGGCCGTCCTCTTCGTCCTCGCCGCCGGGTCGGCGCTGGCCACGGTGTACTTACTCGGCGGTCTCCCCGCGCTGAAGGGGTCGTGGTGGCCCGGCGACCCCAGTCCGGCGCTCGCACTCGGCGTCCACGCGGCCGTCGCGGCGGTGCTGGGCGTCGTCGTCACGCTCGGATTCCCCTCGATCTGGGCCGGACTGTTGCTCTCGGCGCTGATGCTCGCGTGGATAGCACCGTTCCTCGAGAAGGTAATCTTCCAGAAGTTCCGCGCGAAGGACGCCTCGCTGGCGACGATGCTCATCGTCACGCTGGGTCTCTCCTTCGTGCTTCGGTTCGGTACGCAGGCGTTCTACGGCGGACAGGTCCGGACCTACGTCGTCCCGCAGGTCGGCACGGTGTTCGGCTACGACATCGGCCTGTCGGCCGCGAAGTTCTTCGACTTCTACGTCACCGGTAGCGGTTTCACGATGCACGTCATCGACACCGGGCCGGAACCCGACCAAGCGATGTTCACCGCGACCTACTCGTGGCTCGCGTTCGTCGCGTTGGTCGGCCTGACGCTGGTCGTCGCGGCCGCGGCCTACCGCTGGCGGAGCGGCGGCGCGGAGGGCTACGGCGCGGGCCACACCGTCGGACCGAGACTCACCGCGGCGCTCGGGGGAATCGTGACGTTCGTCGCGCTCCTGTTCGCGCTGGCGGGCGGCGGGTCGGTTCCCGACTCGTCGGCGTTCGCGACCCGCATCCGCATCTCGGTCATGCGGGCCTCGGTCCTGTTCATCGCGCTCGGGATGATGGGATTCCTGCACTTCCTGCTTCAGGAGACCAAACTCGGGAAGGCGATGCGGGCCTCCAGCGACAACATCGACCTCGCGAAGATTACGGGCATCAACACCGACCGCGTGATGATGGCGACGTGGATAATCGCCGGGGCGTTCGCCGCGGTCGGCGGCGTGATGCTCGGAGTGCTGTTCAGCCAGCTGACGGTCAACATGGGATTCTTCCTGTTGCTCCCGATGTTCGCCGGGGTCATCCTCGGCGGCCTCCAGTCGGTGTACGGTGCGATTCTCGGGAGCTACATCGTCGGACTGTCGATGGACGTGGGCATCTACGCGATTCCGAACATCGGGTCGACCTACCGCATCCCCATCGCGTTCGCC
- a CDS encoding CBS domain-containing protein encodes MEGEVTVRDVMTREYVGVSESDTVLGAVRLMDEEGTGCVVVLRGSDPVGIMTESDVLSLVAEEGAPAETEVSSVMSEPVVSVDAERELSDAAGTMSREDIRRLLVTDGDELVGVLSERDVISASASLSAVPSFHGDSPAEVSGRGPMSDDRVGGEPMTGDRPAEPTGTVGENGDRREYSDRSICETCGTLSRELANVNGQLICADCREV; translated from the coding sequence ATGGAAGGCGAAGTGACTGTCCGGGACGTGATGACCCGAGAATACGTCGGCGTCAGCGAATCGGACACGGTTCTCGGAGCGGTCAGACTCATGGACGAGGAGGGAACCGGTTGTGTGGTCGTCCTCCGCGGGAGCGACCCGGTGGGCATCATGACCGAGTCGGACGTACTCTCGCTGGTCGCCGAGGAGGGCGCTCCGGCCGAGACCGAGGTGTCGTCGGTGATGTCCGAACCGGTCGTCTCGGTGGACGCCGAGCGCGAACTGTCGGACGCCGCCGGCACGATGTCTCGCGAGGACATCCGGCGACTCCTCGTCACCGACGGCGACGAACTCGTCGGCGTCCTCTCGGAGCGCGACGTCATCTCGGCGTCGGCGTCGCTGTCGGCCGTCCCGTCGTTCCACGGCGACTCGCCCGCCGAGGTCAGTGGCCGCGGACCGATGAGCGACGACCGCGTGGGCGGCGAACCGATGACCGGCGACCGGCCCGCGGAACCGACCGGGACCGTCGGCGAGAACGGCGACCGCCGCGAGTACTCCGACCGGAGCATCTGCGAGACCTGCGGAACGCTGAGCCGAGAACTCGCGAACGTCAACGGCCAACTCATCTGCGCCGACTGCCGCGAAGTGTAA
- a CDS encoding GTP cyclohydrolase IIa, with translation MTNAQVTLIQIDNYGPWTVTPEPRREVDLQTLQSRLYADLAQLVGNREGYVFFTRFDNMIAVTNGMDEADHALVQESVANRYPVTVSFGVGVDPSPVEALSAATEHIQDAGSAQAADRTEILRGATLDPDERTDDDVQIAHFDVNDATGKYTDQLNAFDSFIHIEQGYAELMRYFRRAHEGLSFFVGGDNVIALSPDLDAAAYEDAIRHVEETVEVELKVGVGQAANAQTAGMAAKHALEDCRDDGDRVVID, from the coding sequence GTGACGAACGCGCAGGTCACCCTAATTCAGATCGACAACTACGGACCGTGGACCGTGACGCCAGAACCGCGCCGGGAAGTGGACCTCCAGACCCTCCAGTCCCGACTCTACGCCGACCTCGCGCAACTGGTCGGCAACCGCGAGGGGTACGTCTTCTTCACCCGGTTCGACAACATGATAGCGGTCACGAACGGGATGGACGAGGCCGACCACGCGCTGGTGCAGGAGTCGGTCGCCAACCGCTACCCCGTGACCGTCAGTTTCGGCGTCGGCGTGGACCCGAGTCCGGTCGAGGCGCTCTCCGCGGCGACCGAACACATTCAGGACGCCGGGAGCGCGCAGGCGGCCGACCGGACCGAAATCCTCCGGGGCGCGACGCTCGACCCCGACGAGCGCACGGACGACGACGTGCAGATCGCGCACTTCGACGTGAACGACGCCACCGGGAAGTACACCGACCAGTTGAACGCCTTCGACTCGTTCATCCACATCGAACAGGGTTACGCCGAACTGATGCGGTACTTCCGGCGCGCCCACGAGGGCCTCTCCTTTTTCGTCGGCGGGGACAACGTCATCGCGCTCTCCCCCGACCTCGACGCGGCGGCCTACGAGGACGCCATTCGGCACGTCGAGGAGACCGTCGAAGTCGAACTCAAGGTCGGCGTCGGACAGGCCGCCAACGCTCAGACCGCCGGGATGGCCGCCAAGCACGCGCTCGAAGACTGCCGCGACGACGGCGACCGCGTCGTCATCGACTGA
- a CDS encoding cold-shock protein, whose product MAEGTVDFFNDTGGYGFIDTEDADEDVFFHMEDIGGPDLEEGTEVEFEIEQADKGPRATNLTRL is encoded by the coding sequence ATGGCAGAAGGAACCGTTGACTTCTTCAACGACACAGGCGGCTACGGCTTCATCGACACTGAGGACGCGGACGAGGACGTTTTCTTCCACATGGAAGATATCGGCGGCCCCGACCTCGAGGAAGGCACTGAGGTAGAGTTCGAGATCGAGCAAGCGGACAAGGGTCCGCGCGCGACGAATCTTACGCGACTTTAA
- the udk gene encoding uridine kinase encodes MTIPSFVVGIAGGTGAGKTTVAREITEEVEDAVTRIPMDNYYKDLSHMDFEERTEVNYDHPSAFEWDLLREHMDALLSGQTIEMPQYDFEIHNRKTETVTVEPTDVIVLEGIFALYDEELNEMLDIRVYVETDADVRILRRIERDVVDRGRDLEGVIDQYLSTVKPMHEQFVAPTKKRADLIIPEGANAVAVNLLEEKVRAETYTDSGSVWTLSEEGVEREDAERLAVTSAGATDAEPGAADAERGTREGDRRAGPDDEDPEKWNDENEK; translated from the coding sequence ATGACCATTCCGTCGTTCGTCGTGGGTATCGCGGGGGGAACCGGGGCCGGAAAGACGACGGTCGCCCGCGAGATTACCGAGGAGGTCGAGGACGCCGTCACGCGGATTCCGATGGACAACTACTACAAGGACCTGAGTCACATGGACTTCGAGGAGCGCACGGAGGTCAATTACGACCACCCCTCGGCGTTCGAGTGGGACCTCCTGCGCGAACATATGGACGCCCTGCTCTCGGGCCAGACCATCGAGATGCCCCAGTACGACTTCGAGATTCACAACCGCAAGACGGAGACCGTCACGGTCGAACCGACAGACGTCATCGTGCTGGAGGGCATCTTCGCGCTCTACGACGAGGAACTGAACGAGATGCTCGACATCCGGGTCTACGTCGAGACCGACGCCGACGTGCGCATCCTCCGGCGCATCGAACGCGACGTGGTGGACCGCGGCCGCGACTTAGAGGGCGTCATCGACCAGTACCTCTCGACGGTCAAACCGATGCACGAACAGTTCGTCGCGCCGACGAAGAAGCGCGCCGACCTCATCATCCCCGAGGGAGCGAACGCCGTCGCGGTGAACCTGCTGGAGGAGAAGGTCCGCGCCGAGACCTACACCGACTCGGGGTCGGTCTGGACCCTGAGCGAGGAGGGCGTCGAGCGCGAGGACGCCGAACGCCTCGCGGTCACCAGCGCGGGCGCGACCGACGCGGAACCGGGCGCGGCCGACGCCGAACGCGGAACCCGCGAGGGCGACCGGCGGGCGGGGCCGGACGACGAGGACCCGGAGAAGTGGAACGACGAGAACGAGAAGTAG
- a CDS encoding DUF5785 family protein, translated as MDWPHDPDGEEGSEGGRKYGMAILAKKLDEEEDFPLSKREFVEEHADEPVRINYQRVVSVADIFEHVEGEEFDSILDFHKAVGAGMRRGGFWDYHPRGENPEKKSA; from the coding sequence ATGGACTGGCCGCACGACCCCGACGGCGAAGAAGGGAGCGAAGGCGGACGCAAGTACGGCATGGCGATTCTCGCCAAGAAACTCGACGAGGAGGAGGACTTCCCGCTCTCGAAGCGGGAGTTCGTCGAGGAACACGCCGACGAACCGGTTCGCATCAACTACCAGCGCGTCGTCAGCGTCGCGGACATCTTCGAACACGTCGAGGGCGAGGAGTTCGACTCGATTCTGGACTTCCACAAGGCCGTCGGCGCGGGGATGCGCCGGGGCGGCTTCTGGGACTACCACCCGCGCGGCGAGAACCCCGAGAAGAAGAGCGCCTGA
- the mct gene encoding succinyl-CoA:mesaconate CoA-transferase produces the protein MQALDDVRVLDLTQVLAGPYCTMLLSDLGADVVKIERPGGDLIRPNPPFVGDDGGDREAYGGYFQSVNRGKRSLELDLNDEADREDFLELVEEADVVAENFQAGTMERFALEYETLRERNPELVYASIRGFGDPRTGETDRQGQPSFDLVAQALGGVMEITGPEDGPPTKVGPGIGDLFTATLNAVGILAALHHRDRTGEGQYVDTAMYDAMISMCERTVYQHSYTGEVPTRRGNSHPTLFPYNAFETADGHVVVAAFGDNHWNALCEAMDRPDLAADYPTAADRLDDRESLREEIAEWTAGRTAEELCDALEGSVPCAPVQDVADVFEDPHVRARDMLVEVEQPGADEDVTVAGSPIKLSETPPDPGECAPLLDEHREELLGERTSPADADD, from the coding sequence ATGCAAGCGCTCGACGACGTGCGCGTACTCGACCTCACGCAGGTTCTAGCGGGACCGTACTGTACCATGCTCCTCTCGGATTTGGGCGCCGACGTGGTAAAAATCGAGCGTCCCGGCGGCGACCTCATACGACCGAATCCTCCCTTCGTCGGCGACGACGGGGGCGACCGGGAGGCCTACGGCGGGTACTTCCAGAGCGTCAACCGCGGCAAGCGGAGCCTCGAACTCGACCTGAACGACGAGGCCGACCGCGAGGACTTCCTCGAACTGGTCGAGGAGGCCGACGTGGTCGCGGAGAACTTCCAAGCGGGGACGATGGAGCGGTTCGCCCTCGAATACGAGACCCTGCGCGAGCGCAACCCCGAACTCGTCTACGCCTCCATCCGTGGGTTCGGCGACCCGCGCACGGGCGAGACCGACCGACAGGGCCAACCCTCGTTCGACCTCGTCGCGCAGGCGCTCGGCGGCGTGATGGAGATTACGGGACCGGAGGACGGCCCGCCGACCAAGGTGGGGCCGGGCATCGGCGACCTGTTCACCGCGACGCTGAACGCGGTGGGCATCCTCGCGGCGCTTCACCACCGCGACCGGACCGGCGAGGGCCAGTACGTCGACACCGCGATGTACGACGCCATGATTTCGATGTGCGAGCGGACGGTCTACCAGCACTCCTACACCGGCGAGGTCCCGACTCGCCGGGGGAACTCCCACCCCACGCTGTTCCCGTACAACGCCTTCGAGACCGCGGACGGCCACGTCGTCGTGGCCGCGTTCGGGGACAACCACTGGAACGCCCTCTGCGAGGCGATGGACCGGCCGGACCTCGCGGCCGACTACCCGACCGCGGCCGACCGCCTCGACGACCGCGAGTCGCTCCGCGAGGAGATAGCCGAGTGGACCGCCGGCAGGACCGCCGAGGAACTGTGCGACGCGCTCGAAGGGTCGGTCCCGTGCGCGCCCGTGCAGGACGTCGCCGACGTTTTCGAGGACCCTCACGTCCGGGCCCGCGACATGCTGGTCGAGGTCGAACAGCCGGGGGCCGACGAGGACGTGACCGTCGCGGGGTCGCCCATCAAACTGAGCGAGACGCCGCCCGACCCGGGCGAGTGCGCGCCCCTGCTCGACGAACACCGCGAGGAACTGCTCGGCGAGCGAACGAGTCCGGCCGACGCCGACGACTGA
- the glmS gene encoding methylaspartate mutase subunit S has product MSATVILGVIGSDAHAVGITILEQALSTAGFEVVNLGVQSSQQEFITAAEAHEGDAVLVSSLYGHAEQDCRGFHEAIADADLDLVTYIGGNLAVGQDDFDRTSERFREMGFDRVFDSETGPEEAIAALKADMNIAESEAERARLTS; this is encoded by the coding sequence ATGTCTGCTACAGTCATCCTCGGCGTCATCGGGTCCGACGCGCACGCCGTCGGCATCACGATACTCGAACAGGCGCTCTCGACGGCCGGTTTCGAGGTCGTCAACCTCGGCGTCCAGTCCAGCCAGCAGGAGTTCATCACCGCGGCCGAAGCACACGAGGGTGACGCCGTACTCGTCTCCTCTCTCTACGGACACGCCGAGCAGGACTGCCGCGGGTTCCACGAGGCCATCGCGGACGCGGACCTCGACCTCGTCACCTACATCGGCGGCAACCTCGCGGTCGGGCAGGACGACTTCGACCGGACCAGCGAGCGGTTCCGGGAGATGGGCTTCGACCGGGTCTTCGACTCCGAGACCGGTCCCGAGGAAGCCATCGCCGCGCTCAAGGCCGACATGAACATCGCGGAGTCCGAAGCCGAACGAGCCAGACTCACGAGCTGA
- a CDS encoding methylaspartate mutase subunit E has protein sequence MLRDTRLSGRDLSRIGQEIRADWSVDDLDFEEAVEYHDSLPASKRFARVLEDADRPLLQPRAGVPRLDDQIELLGHLEEAGRADLLPTTIDSYTRDNEYEKAQQGLEEARESGEDTLNGFPAVNHGVEGCRELIEALDAPIEVRHGTPDARLLAAVTFAGGFQSFEGGPISYNIPYTKEHDLAETIEHWQYVDRLAGAYTERGVTINREPFGPLTGTLVPPSIAIAVMLVEGMLAATQGVRSVTLGYGQVGNLVQDIAALRALRGLGEEYLPDEVAVTTVFHEWMGGFPPDEARANGVIALGAATAAIAEPDKVITKSPQEFGGVPTKEANAAGLRTTRQLIDMMREQEITLDGVEREREFIEKSTRSLMDTVLELGDEDVARGVVEAFDTGKLDVPFAPSDSAESAVLPARDDDGRVRILQFGDLALDPDLKDVHTDRLDRRARAENRDRSFQMVADDVDAISDGRLIGRPGGEGA, from the coding sequence ATGTTACGCGACACGCGACTCTCCGGAAGAGACCTCTCGCGCATCGGCCAAGAGATACGGGCGGACTGGTCGGTCGACGACCTCGACTTCGAGGAGGCGGTCGAGTACCACGACTCGCTGCCGGCGAGCAAACGGTTCGCCCGGGTCCTCGAAGACGCCGACCGCCCGCTTCTCCAACCCCGGGCGGGGGTCCCGCGACTCGACGACCAGATCGAGCTTCTGGGCCACCTCGAAGAGGCGGGGCGGGCCGACCTGCTCCCGACGACCATCGACTCGTACACGCGAGACAACGAGTACGAGAAAGCCCAGCAGGGCCTCGAAGAGGCCCGCGAGAGCGGCGAGGACACTCTCAACGGCTTCCCCGCGGTCAACCACGGCGTCGAGGGCTGTCGGGAGCTAATCGAGGCGCTCGACGCGCCCATCGAGGTCCGCCACGGCACGCCCGACGCCAGACTGCTCGCGGCCGTCACGTTCGCCGGCGGGTTCCAGAGCTTCGAGGGCGGTCCCATCTCGTACAACATCCCCTACACGAAGGAGCACGACCTCGCCGAGACCATCGAACACTGGCAGTACGTCGACCGCCTCGCCGGAGCCTACACCGAGCGCGGCGTCACGATAAACCGAGAACCGTTCGGGCCGCTCACGGGGACGCTGGTCCCGCCGAGCATCGCCATCGCGGTGATGCTGGTCGAGGGGATGCTCGCCGCCACGCAGGGCGTCCGGAGCGTCACGCTCGGCTACGGACAGGTCGGCAATCTCGTCCAAGACATCGCGGCGCTCCGGGCGCTCCGCGGACTCGGCGAGGAGTACCTCCCGGACGAGGTGGCCGTCACCACCGTCTTCCACGAGTGGATGGGCGGGTTCCCGCCGGACGAGGCCCGCGCCAACGGCGTCATCGCGCTCGGCGCGGCCACCGCGGCCATCGCGGAACCCGACAAGGTCATCACCAAGTCCCCGCAGGAGTTCGGCGGCGTGCCGACCAAGGAGGCCAACGCCGCGGGTCTGCGGACCACCAGACAGCTCATCGACATGATGCGAGAACAGGAGATAACCCTCGACGGCGTCGAGCGCGAGCGCGAGTTCATCGAGAAGTCCACCCGGTCGCTGATGGACACCGTCCTCGAACTCGGCGACGAAGACGTGGCCCGAGGCGTCGTCGAAGCCTTCGACACGGGAAAACTCGACGTGCCGTTCGCGCCGAGCGACAGCGCGGAGAGCGCGGTGCTCCCGGCCCGCGACGACGACGGTCGGGTCCGCATACTCCAGTTCGGCGACCTCGCGCTCGACCCGGACCTCAAGGACGTTCACACCGACCGACTCGACCGCCGGGCGCGCGCCGAGAACCGCGACCGGTCGTTCCAGATGGTCGCCGACGACGTGGACGCCATCAGCGACGGGCGACTCATCGGCCGGCCGGGAGGTGAGGGCGCGTGA
- a CDS encoding methylaspartate ammonia-lyase — MTTIETVRAVPGASGFFFDDQRAIKRGAERDGAAYRGDPVTPGFDRVRQAGEAISVLLELGDGTVATGDCAAVQYSGAGGRDPLFRAAEFLPVVEGPVADALVGRPAERFAENAALTEEIRTASGDPLHTAIRYGVSQALLDAAAKARRATKTDVLADALGTDPADRPVPVFGQSGDARRDNAEKMLLKGVPVLPHGLFNSVEKVGESGERLVEYLDWLADRTAELGPAGADYSPRFHVDVYGVLGEIFEAPYDRPEVADYFADLRAAADPYPLQVEGPMDEGGREEQIYAMAELRDALADAGVGVDLVADEWCNTFDDVTAFVDAGAADVVQVKTPDLGGVHRSGEAVRYCEGTDTRAYLGGTCNETAESARACAHVALATDAAQVLAKPGMGFDEGYMIVENEMRRALARRGDWRAPVANGEAVADD; from the coding sequence GTGACGACGATAGAGACCGTCCGAGCGGTGCCCGGCGCGTCGGGGTTCTTCTTCGACGACCAGCGCGCCATCAAACGCGGGGCCGAACGCGACGGCGCCGCCTATCGAGGCGACCCCGTCACGCCCGGGTTCGACCGCGTCCGGCAGGCGGGCGAGGCCATCAGCGTCCTGCTCGAACTCGGCGACGGCACCGTGGCGACCGGCGACTGCGCCGCCGTCCAGTACTCCGGCGCGGGCGGCCGGGACCCCCTCTTCCGGGCCGCGGAGTTCCTCCCGGTCGTGGAGGGACCGGTCGCCGACGCGCTTGTCGGTCGGCCCGCCGAGCGGTTCGCCGAGAACGCCGCGCTCACCGAAGAAATCCGGACGGCGTCGGGCGACCCACTCCACACGGCCATCCGGTACGGCGTCTCGCAGGCGCTCCTCGACGCCGCCGCGAAGGCGCGCCGCGCGACGAAGACGGACGTGCTGGCCGACGCGCTCGGGACCGACCCGGCCGACCGACCGGTCCCCGTCTTCGGCCAGTCGGGCGACGCCCGCCGCGACAACGCCGAGAAGATGCTGCTGAAGGGCGTGCCCGTCCTCCCGCACGGCCTGTTCAACAGCGTCGAGAAGGTCGGCGAGTCGGGCGAGCGACTGGTCGAGTACCTCGATTGGCTCGCGGACCGGACCGCCGAACTCGGGCCGGCGGGCGCGGACTACTCGCCCCGGTTCCACGTGGACGTGTACGGCGTCCTCGGCGAGATTTTCGAGGCCCCGTACGACCGGCCGGAGGTCGCCGACTACTTCGCCGACCTCCGAGCGGCGGCCGACCCCTACCCGCTCCAGGTCGAGGGACCGATGGACGAGGGCGGCCGCGAGGAGCAGATTTACGCGATGGCCGAACTCCGCGACGCCCTCGCGGACGCCGGCGTCGGCGTGGACCTCGTCGCCGACGAGTGGTGCAACACCTTCGACGACGTGACGGCGTTCGTGGACGCGGGCGCGGCCGACGTGGTGCAGGTCAAGACGCCCGACCTCGGCGGCGTCCACCGGAGCGGCGAGGCGGTCCGGTACTGCGAGGGGACCGACACCCGCGCGTACCTCGGCGGGACCTGCAACGAGACCGCCGAGTCGGCGCGGGCCTGCGCACACGTCGCGCTCGCCACCGACGCCGCGCAGGTCCTCGCCAAGCCCGGCATGGGCTTCGACGAGGGGTACATGATAGTGGAGAACGAGATGCGGCGAGCGCTCGCGCGCCGCGGCGACTGGCGCGCGCCGGTGGCGAACGGGGAGGCGGTCGCGGATGACTGA
- the mch gene encoding 2-methylfumaryl-CoA hydratase, with product MTDWTDPDAFAAALERAETKEKGNCFEDFAEGETVEHDPGLVLSRRGSELWAGQTLNYDPTYWRPSVAEARGYDAVPVHPDYLLACVMGASVGDLSEKGGYFLGRDDLRYHRPGVAPGTELRVESVVESKAESSSRPAYGIVTWETTGYDAATGDPLLSYTRTNMIPRREPIAADGEGANAGDSEDEEAERADADLPDELLAPEGGHFEDFREALARADGRDAAVAYRHERGRTIDDTTVAQLPLATLNTAKQHHNADAMADSPSGEIVAYGDVTRSIALGHARSDEQTLREVSCDDERFHDFVTVGDTVYGFTHVLDANDGDARNAGEVTFEHVAFNQRDEPVYSGTRTALVRKRA from the coding sequence ATGACTGACTGGACCGACCCCGACGCGTTCGCGGCGGCGCTCGAGCGCGCCGAGACCAAGGAGAAGGGCAACTGCTTCGAGGACTTCGCCGAGGGCGAGACCGTCGAACACGACCCCGGTCTCGTCCTCTCGCGCCGCGGGTCGGAACTCTGGGCGGGACAGACGCTCAACTACGACCCGACGTACTGGCGGCCCTCGGTCGCCGAGGCCCGGGGCTACGACGCGGTGCCGGTCCACCCCGACTACCTGCTGGCCTGCGTGATGGGCGCGAGCGTCGGGGACCTGAGCGAGAAGGGCGGCTACTTCCTCGGGCGCGACGACCTCCGGTACCACCGTCCGGGGGTCGCGCCGGGGACCGAACTCCGCGTGGAGTCGGTGGTCGAGAGCAAGGCCGAGTCGAGTTCCCGGCCGGCTTACGGCATCGTGACGTGGGAGACCACGGGATACGACGCCGCGACCGGCGACCCGCTCCTGTCGTACACCCGGACGAACATGATTCCCCGCCGGGAGCCAATCGCGGCCGACGGCGAGGGGGCGAACGCGGGGGACTCCGAGGACGAGGAGGCGGAACGCGCCGACGCGGACCTCCCCGACGAACTGCTCGCGCCCGAAGGCGGCCACTTCGAGGACTTCCGGGAGGCGCTCGCCCGGGCCGACGGCCGGGACGCCGCGGTCGCCTACCGCCACGAGCGGGGCCGGACCATCGACGACACGACGGTGGCCCAGCTCCCGCTGGCGACGCTCAACACCGCGAAGCAACACCACAACGCCGACGCGATGGCCGACTCGCCGTCGGGCGAAATCGTCGCGTACGGCGACGTGACCCGTTCCATCGCGCTCGGCCACGCGCGCTCGGACGAGCAGACCCTACGTGAGGTGTCCTGCGACGACGAGCGATTCCACGACTTCGTGACCGTCGGCGACACGGTTTACGGCTTCACGCACGTCCTCGACGCGAACGACGGCGACGCGCGGAACGCGGGCGAGGTCACTTTCGAACACGTCGCGTTCAACCAGCGCGACGAACCGGTCTACTCCGGGACGCGAACCGCACTCGTCCGGAAGCGAGCCTGA
- the citE gene encoding L-malyl-CoA/beta-methylmalyl-CoA lyase, with translation MTNTRLCRTFQTAPAGVPRDDSAKYLVSGLAAEGWQAPDWLVPDLEDGTAPDLKDEALANVRDLLPEYAPDFAGEIWPRVEWGYDDEATRERGRDQIATLAASVGDHLDGVVVPKVGRLDDVKAAEAAVEAAVQESGREIEMAIIVETARARSDLREIAQFGRDSRLSALVFGPVDYAAELGGRDVGGPEGGPNWPGLYEAMSNEASANDLLAIGGPFDKLFRERAGVTFYNGDEYAAHVEREARVGLDGSWSLHPNQTEQANRIHLPTDAELREAVRKIEAFTEAKDEGTGAVSIDGQMVDEATLKNFENTVETVRAVHDARESQTRECYDADLLERALAVG, from the coding sequence ATGACGAACACCCGACTCTGCCGAACGTTCCAGACCGCGCCCGCTGGCGTCCCCCGCGACGACAGCGCGAAGTACCTCGTCTCCGGCCTCGCGGCCGAGGGCTGGCAGGCGCCCGACTGGCTGGTTCCCGACCTCGAAGACGGCACCGCGCCCGACCTCAAGGACGAGGCGCTGGCGAACGTCCGGGACCTCCTGCCGGAGTACGCGCCCGACTTCGCGGGCGAAATCTGGCCCCGCGTCGAGTGGGGCTACGACGACGAGGCGACCCGCGAACGCGGCCGCGACCAGATAGCGACGCTCGCGGCGTCGGTCGGCGACCACCTCGACGGCGTGGTCGTGCCGAAGGTCGGCCGACTCGACGACGTGAAGGCGGCCGAGGCCGCGGTCGAAGCCGCGGTGCAGGAGTCGGGCCGCGAAATCGAGATGGCGATAATCGTCGAGACCGCGCGCGCTCGGTCGGACCTCCGGGAAATCGCGCAGTTCGGCCGCGACTCGCGGCTCTCGGCGCTCGTCTTCGGCCCGGTGGACTACGCCGCGGAACTCGGCGGTCGGGACGTCGGCGGCCCGGAGGGCGGGCCGAACTGGCCCGGCCTCTACGAGGCGATGTCGAACGAGGCCAGCGCGAACGACCTGCTGGCAATCGGCGGTCCCTTCGACAAACTGTTCCGGGAGCGCGCGGGCGTGACGTTCTACAACGGCGACGAGTACGCCGCGCACGTCGAGCGCGAGGCCCGCGTCGGACTCGACGGCAGTTGGTCGCTCCACCCGAACCAGACCGAGCAGGCCAACCGCATCCACCTGCCCACCGACGCCGAACTCCGCGAGGCGGTTCGGAAGATAGAGGCATTCACGGAGGCGAAAGACGAGGGGACCGGCGCGGTCTCCATCGACGGCCAGATGGTGGACGAGGCGACCCTGAAGAACTTCGAGAACACGGTCGAGACGGTCCGGGCGGTCCACGACGCCCGCGAGTCCCAGACCCGGGAGTGCTACGACGCCGACCTGCTGGAGCGCGCGCTCGCGGTCGGGTGA